One segment of Polaribacter huanghezhanensis DNA contains the following:
- a CDS encoding DMT family transporter, protein MDSKNQKWIYLSILAFVWGSSFILMKKALIGLTPIQLGALRVLIASVFLLLIGFKSIKKIQRKHWKHIVSTAILGTFIPVFLFAYAVSRLDSSIASILNSLTPFNTFIVGVLVFGFTFKKQQLLGIFIGLIGTVILILKGADLNPNQNYWFSILIIIASIGYAFNVNIVKKHLDDLSALSIVAGNFLLLIIPSFLVLLMTDFFATFELNQTNINSLGYTTILAVVGTGFAKILYNKMVHLATPIFASSVTYLIPIVAVFWGILDGEKLSLIQLFAAIIILFGVYLVNKKK, encoded by the coding sequence ATGGATTCTAAGAATCAAAAATGGATATATTTAAGCATTCTCGCATTCGTTTGGGGAAGTTCTTTTATCCTAATGAAAAAAGCATTGATTGGATTAACACCAATTCAGTTAGGTGCTTTAAGAGTTTTAATTGCGAGTGTTTTTTTATTGCTGATTGGATTTAAAAGTATTAAAAAAATTCAAAGAAAACATTGGAAACACATTGTTTCTACAGCCATTTTAGGAACCTTTATTCCTGTGTTTTTATTTGCCTATGCTGTTAGTAGATTAGATAGTTCTATTGCTTCAATATTAAATTCTTTAACACCTTTTAATACTTTTATTGTTGGTGTTTTGGTATTTGGATTTACGTTTAAAAAGCAACAATTACTCGGAATTTTTATTGGATTAATAGGTACTGTAATCCTTATTTTAAAAGGTGCAGATTTAAATCCAAATCAAAATTATTGGTTTTCTATTTTAATAATTATTGCGTCAATTGGATATGCATTTAATGTAAATATTGTAAAAAAGCATTTAGATGATTTAAGTGCATTAAGTATTGTTGCAGGTAATTTTTTACTGTTGATTATTCCGTCGTTTTTGGTTTTATTAATGACTGATTTCTTTGCCACTTTTGAGTTAAATCAAACAAACATAAATTCTTTAGGATACACAACTATTTTAGCAGTTGTCGGCACCGGTTTTGCAAAAATTTTATACAATAAAATGGTGCATTTGGCAACGCCAATATTTGCATCATCAGTAACCTATTTAATTCCGATTGTCGCTGTTTTTTGGGGAATTTTAGATGGAGAAAAATTAAGTTTAATTCAACTGTTTGCAGCAATTATTATTTTATTTGGCGTGTATTTGGTAAACAAAAAGAAATAA